A single genomic interval of Aegicerativicinus sediminis harbors:
- a CDS encoding YqjF family protein has product MSFLLAEWRKLALANYIVDKEILEKYVPFGTELDLWNGNCYVSLVGFMFKNTKLLGIKVPYHINFEEVNLRFYVKRFEKGEWKRGVVFIKEIVPKRALTFVANTVYKENYETMPMNHFWEEDNSSRTVEYNWTKNGHKNSFRIKATQDEFDLIPDSETEFITEHYYGYAKINERKSNEYEVRHPRWSIYKVLDYNIDVDFGEVYGKDFDFLSSKNPDSVMLAEGSEISVEHKKTIKTHYNTV; this is encoded by the coding sequence ATGAGCTTTTTATTAGCAGAATGGAGAAAATTAGCTTTGGCAAATTATATTGTCGATAAGGAGATTTTGGAGAAATATGTTCCATTCGGAACTGAATTGGACTTATGGAATGGCAACTGTTACGTCAGCCTCGTCGGGTTTATGTTCAAAAACACAAAACTATTAGGAATAAAAGTTCCATACCACATTAATTTTGAGGAAGTGAATTTGAGGTTTTATGTCAAGAGATTTGAAAAGGGAGAATGGAAACGCGGTGTAGTTTTTATTAAAGAGATTGTACCAAAAAGAGCTCTGACTTTTGTGGCAAACACGGTATATAAAGAAAACTATGAAACGATGCCGATGAACCATTTTTGGGAAGAGGATAATTCAAGTCGGACTGTTGAGTACAACTGGACAAAAAATGGCCACAAGAATTCTTTCCGTATTAAGGCAACTCAGGATGAGTTCGATTTGATTCCAGATAGTGAAACAGAGTTCATAACTGAGCATTATTATGGCTATGCTAAAATCAATGAAAGGAAATCAAACGAATACGAAGTAAGACACCCGAGATGGTCGATTTACAAAGTGTTGGACTATAATATCGACGTGGATTTTGGTGAGGTTTACGGCAAAGATTTTGACTTTTTGTCTTCCAAAAATCCTGATTCAGTAATGTTGGCCGAGGGTTCGGAAATTTCAGTGGAACATAAAAAAACAATAAAAACGCATTACAACACGGTATAA